Proteins co-encoded in one Apus apus isolate bApuApu2 chromosome 22, bApuApu2.pri.cur, whole genome shotgun sequence genomic window:
- the PTS gene encoding 6-pyruvoyl tetrahydrobiopterin synthase isoform X1, whose protein sequence is MPRAPAAGSSVSFLSLLPREPVIFHGRDERKEAAAAPGAGRNPGGPADPADPAPPAMAPPAAPRARLSRSVTFSACHRLHSKSLSEEENRKVFGKCNNPNGHGHNYKVIVTVCGEIDPVSGMVMNLTDLKEYMQEAIMEPLDHKNLDKDVPYFAEVVSTTENVAVFIWENLKKLLPVGTLYKVKVYETDQNVVVYKGEETISEK, encoded by the exons ATGCCGCGAGCACCCGCCGCCGGCAGCAGCGTCTCgttcctcagcctcctccctcGGGAGCCCGTTATTTTTCACGGGAGAGACGAGAGAAAAGAGGCTGCGGCAGCTCCGGGGGCGGGTCGGAACCCGGGGGGTCCCGCAG ATCCCGCAGATCCCGCCCCGCCCGCCATGGCGcctcccgccgcgccccgcgcccggcTCTCCCGCTCCGTCACCTTCAGCGCCTGCCACCGGCTGCACAG CAAATCACTGAGCGAGGAGGAGAACCGGAAGGTTTTTGGGAAATGCAACAACCCGAACGGCCACGGGCACAACTATAAAG ttatagTCACTGTCTGTGGAGAG ATTGACCCTGTTTCAGGAATGGTTATGAACCTGACAGACCTGAAAGAATATATGCAG gAGGCGATCATGGAGCCGCTCGACCACAAAAACCTGGATAAGGATGTGCCCTACTTTGCTGAGGTGGTGAG CACCACAGAGAATGTTGCAGTGTTCATCTGGGAAAACCTCAAGAAGCTCCTGCCTGTGGGAACCCTTTATAAGGTCAAAGTGTATGAAACAGACCAGAACGTTGTTGTTTATAAAGGAGAAGAGACAATCTCTGAGAAGTGA
- the PTS gene encoding 6-pyruvoyl tetrahydrobiopterin synthase isoform X2, whose protein sequence is MAPPAAPRARLSRSVTFSACHRLHSKSLSEEENRKVFGKCNNPNGHGHNYKVIVTVCGEIDPVSGMVMNLTDLKEYMQEAIMEPLDHKNLDKDVPYFAEVVSTTENVAVFIWENLKKLLPVGTLYKVKVYETDQNVVVYKGEETISEK, encoded by the exons ATGGCGcctcccgccgcgccccgcgcccggcTCTCCCGCTCCGTCACCTTCAGCGCCTGCCACCGGCTGCACAG CAAATCACTGAGCGAGGAGGAGAACCGGAAGGTTTTTGGGAAATGCAACAACCCGAACGGCCACGGGCACAACTATAAAG ttatagTCACTGTCTGTGGAGAG ATTGACCCTGTTTCAGGAATGGTTATGAACCTGACAGACCTGAAAGAATATATGCAG gAGGCGATCATGGAGCCGCTCGACCACAAAAACCTGGATAAGGATGTGCCCTACTTTGCTGAGGTGGTGAG CACCACAGAGAATGTTGCAGTGTTCATCTGGGAAAACCTCAAGAAGCTCCTGCCTGTGGGAACCCTTTATAAGGTCAAAGTGTATGAAACAGACCAGAACGTTGTTGTTTATAAAGGAGAAGAGACAATCTCTGAGAAGTGA